In one window of Leifsonia sp. NPDC080035 DNA:
- a CDS encoding ABC transporter substrate-binding protein: MRSRSLRPLAAAALVLTGAIALSACASGSAASGSGQKVDGGTIVYAHQQEPACVFGGWIEQAYLSYQVLDNLTSLDADHTVVPWLATAWKQSADGLTWTFTLKKGVEFTDGTPLTAAAVAYNFDYWVKGGNSTAKVWLDGYYKSAVAVDAQTLQVNLAKPYPRLADNLSQGYFGIQSQHALQTRTQAQNCEAPIGTGAFTVSKWNRGQDIILKKNKDYTSPPANAKHTGPAYVDEIDWKFVADPTTRVAALQGGQVDAIYDVPAVQWSVLKNGGYQLEKYVTPGRPQQISFNTAVGPFTDERVRQAFAYSLDRKQIVDTIGRGVIPFEGNGGVSQATPGYSEKAAGLYSQDLKKSAALLDAAGWRKNASGVREKGGTTLTVTLPYGAGSIINADGAAILQGVKEQAAKAGFDVKLVPVPQSEFFSGKYSTPDSYDLQAGYWTSVTAGILYINWRPSTADHPNYSNSAFYNDATLEQYILEGNSATTVDAQNAAYQKAQDYIAEHALSIGVYDRLSTLAVSPKLHDVWQEHAQGGPTFYDAYLTK; the protein is encoded by the coding sequence ATGCGTTCCCGTTCTCTCCGCCCCCTCGCCGCAGCGGCGCTCGTGCTCACCGGAGCCATCGCGCTGTCGGCGTGCGCGAGCGGCTCCGCGGCCTCCGGTTCCGGCCAGAAGGTCGACGGCGGCACCATCGTCTACGCCCACCAGCAGGAGCCGGCCTGCGTGTTCGGCGGCTGGATCGAGCAGGCCTACCTCTCGTACCAGGTGCTCGACAACCTCACCTCGCTCGACGCCGACCACACGGTCGTGCCGTGGCTGGCCACCGCGTGGAAGCAGTCGGCCGACGGCCTGACCTGGACGTTCACGCTCAAGAAGGGCGTCGAGTTCACCGACGGCACGCCGCTGACGGCCGCGGCCGTCGCCTACAACTTCGACTACTGGGTGAAGGGCGGCAACAGCACCGCCAAGGTGTGGCTCGACGGGTACTACAAGAGCGCCGTCGCCGTCGACGCCCAGACCCTGCAGGTGAACCTCGCCAAGCCGTACCCGCGGCTGGCCGACAACCTCAGCCAGGGCTACTTCGGCATCCAGTCGCAGCACGCGCTGCAGACCCGGACCCAGGCGCAGAACTGCGAGGCGCCGATCGGCACGGGCGCGTTCACGGTGTCGAAGTGGAACCGCGGGCAGGACATCATCCTGAAGAAGAACAAGGACTACACCTCCCCGCCGGCCAACGCCAAGCACACCGGGCCCGCCTACGTGGACGAGATCGACTGGAAGTTCGTCGCCGACCCGACCACCCGTGTCGCCGCGCTGCAGGGCGGCCAGGTGGATGCGATCTACGACGTGCCTGCCGTGCAGTGGAGCGTGCTGAAGAACGGCGGCTACCAGCTGGAGAAGTACGTGACGCCCGGCCGTCCGCAGCAGATCTCGTTCAACACCGCGGTCGGTCCGTTCACCGACGAGCGCGTGCGCCAGGCGTTCGCGTACAGCCTCGACCGCAAGCAGATCGTCGACACGATCGGCCGCGGCGTCATCCCGTTCGAGGGCAACGGCGGCGTCAGCCAGGCGACCCCGGGCTACAGCGAGAAGGCGGCGGGGCTCTACAGCCAGGACCTGAAGAAGTCGGCGGCCCTGCTGGATGCGGCGGGCTGGAGGAAGAACGCCTCCGGCGTCCGTGAGAAGGGCGGCACGACGCTCACCGTCACGCTGCCCTACGGCGCGGGCTCGATCATCAACGCCGACGGCGCCGCCATCCTCCAGGGCGTCAAGGAGCAGGCGGCGAAGGCCGGCTTCGACGTCAAGCTGGTGCCGGTGCCGCAGAGCGAGTTCTTCTCCGGCAAGTACTCGACGCCGGACTCGTACGACCTGCAGGCCGGGTACTGGACCAGCGTCACCGCTGGCATCCTCTACATCAACTGGCGCCCGTCCACCGCCGACCACCCCAACTACTCGAACAGCGCGTTCTACAACGACGCGACGCTCGAGCAGTACATCCTCGAGGGCAACTCGGCCACCACGGTGGACGCGCAGAACGCGGCCTACCAGAAGGCCCAGGACTACATCGCCGAGCACGCCCTCTCGATCGGCGTCTACGACCGGCTGAGCACCCTCGCCGTCTCGCCGAAGCTGCACGACGTCTGGCAGGAGCACGCACAGGGAGGGCCGACGTTCTATGACGCGTATCTCACCAAGTGA
- a CDS encoding ABC transporter permease produces MTRISPSDTVAERPEAATAVVSSVRPRRARAVGLTLLKKVGAALVVLWGAATVAFFAQLALPGDRATTILNIRAGQAQQRTPEELAAINAQYGLTKPVIVQYVDYLRGLISGDFGTSYQQFRPVTQVIGEQLGSTVALSLTAILFAWLIMVVWVTLTAGRGPRLGGLGSTVDVVTAGLPAYWLGIILLLVFGLGLRWFPIISGTAPVGIVLPALTLAIPLAGFMAQSVRAEFERALEAPFVLSARMRGMGEWGIRLTHVLRHAVIPAVTLSGWALGATLSGAVIVESIFSRPGIGSVLVAAVNSQDLPVVTGIVTLVAVVYVVANLIVDVVYTVVDPRLELS; encoded by the coding sequence ATGACGCGTATCTCACCAAGTGACACGGTCGCGGAGCGGCCGGAGGCGGCGACCGCGGTCGTCTCCTCCGTCCGTCCCCGCCGGGCTCGGGCCGTCGGCCTGACCCTGCTGAAGAAGGTCGGCGCGGCGCTCGTCGTGCTGTGGGGAGCGGCGACGGTCGCGTTCTTCGCGCAGCTCGCGCTTCCCGGCGACCGGGCGACGACCATCCTGAACATCCGGGCCGGTCAGGCGCAGCAGCGCACGCCGGAGGAGCTGGCTGCGATCAACGCCCAGTACGGCCTCACCAAGCCGGTGATCGTGCAGTACGTCGACTACCTGCGCGGTCTGATCTCGGGCGACTTCGGGACCTCGTACCAGCAGTTCCGCCCGGTCACCCAGGTCATCGGCGAGCAGCTCGGCAGCACCGTCGCGCTCTCGCTCACGGCCATCCTGTTCGCCTGGCTGATCATGGTGGTCTGGGTGACGCTGACGGCGGGGCGCGGTCCCCGGCTCGGCGGCCTCGGCTCGACGGTGGACGTCGTGACCGCAGGGCTGCCCGCCTACTGGCTCGGCATCATCCTGCTCCTCGTGTTCGGGCTCGGCCTGCGCTGGTTCCCGATCATCTCCGGCACCGCGCCCGTCGGCATCGTCCTGCCGGCGCTGACCCTCGCGATCCCGCTCGCCGGGTTCATGGCGCAGAGCGTGCGCGCCGAGTTCGAGCGCGCGCTCGAGGCGCCGTTCGTGCTGTCGGCGCGGATGCGGGGGATGGGCGAGTGGGGCATCCGCCTGACGCACGTGCTCCGCCACGCGGTCATCCCCGCGGTCACGCTCTCGGGGTGGGCGCTCGGCGCGACCCTCTCCGGTGCGGTGATCGTGGAGTCGATCTTCTCCCGGCCCGGGATCGGATCGGTGCTGGTCGCCGCCGTCAACTCCCAGGACCTGCCGGTGGTCACCGGCATCGTCACCCTCGTCGCGGTCGTCTACGTGGTCGCGAACCTCATCGTGGACGTCGTCTACACCGTCGTCGACCCCCGGCTGGAGCTGTCATGA
- a CDS encoding ABC transporter permease codes for MTAVATTPVRPTAGERLSRAPWGLYAAIAFAVLLAIAVIAPQLLTVHSPTATDYAASLQAPSWAHPFGTDESGRDLYTRVVYGARDSLTIGLGAAAVGVGLALVLGTLAALGVRPVAAVIDRFVEILFAFPALLLALLLIAIAGPSAATQVLAVGIGTAPGYARMIRGQILGAKNSGYVEAATALGHSRWRIVRAHILPNALRPLVAVFALSIGQSIVWASSLSFLGLGVAPPASEWGALLDAGRAYLTTAWWLVVIPGLVIVAVALAATTIGRHIQARLERGERS; via the coding sequence ATGACCGCCGTCGCCACCACCCCCGTCCGGCCCACCGCGGGCGAGCGTCTGTCCCGCGCCCCCTGGGGCCTCTACGCCGCGATCGCCTTCGCCGTGCTGCTCGCGATCGCCGTCATCGCGCCCCAGCTGCTCACCGTGCACTCGCCGACCGCGACCGACTACGCGGCGTCGCTGCAGGCGCCGAGCTGGGCGCATCCCTTCGGCACCGACGAGTCGGGCCGCGACCTCTACACCCGCGTCGTCTACGGCGCGCGGGACTCGCTCACCATCGGGCTCGGTGCGGCCGCGGTCGGCGTCGGGCTGGCGCTCGTGCTCGGCACGCTCGCCGCGCTCGGCGTCCGGCCGGTCGCCGCGGTGATCGACCGGTTCGTCGAGATCCTGTTCGCCTTCCCGGCCCTGCTGCTCGCGCTGCTGCTCATCGCGATCGCCGGCCCGAGTGCCGCGACGCAGGTGCTCGCGGTCGGCATCGGAACGGCTCCGGGGTACGCGCGGATGATCCGTGGCCAGATCCTCGGCGCGAAGAACTCGGGATACGTGGAGGCGGCGACCGCGCTCGGGCACTCGCGCTGGCGGATCGTGCGCGCGCACATCCTGCCGAACGCGCTGCGTCCGCTCGTCGCCGTGTTCGCGCTCTCGATCGGCCAGTCGATCGTCTGGGCGTCGAGCCTGTCGTTCCTCGGTCTCGGTGTCGCGCCGCCCGCGTCGGAGTGGGGCGCGCTGCTCGACGCGGGCCGCGCGTACCTGACGACGGCCTGGTGGCTCGTCGTCATCCCTGGACTCGTCATCGTCGCGGTCGCGCTGGCGGCCACCACCATCGGGCGGCACATCCAGGCCCGCCTGGAGAGAGGGGAGCGCTCATGA
- a CDS encoding ABC transporter ATP-binding protein — MSVITETEDVDVAELDFPAVRLRVRGLRTGFRVDGALRPVVHDVGFDLLPGECVAIVGESGSGKSVTARSLVGLAGRNAVVHADELTIHHRDALAFGPRQWRRVRGRDIGFVLQDALVSLDPLRPVGREIAEALRLHGWGDRRARAARVLDLLKRVGVPFPVQRAKQRPDQLSGGLRQRALIASAIALDPDIVIADEPTTALDVTVQAQVLAQLEGMKDRGASLILISHDLSVVARLADHILVMRGGEVVEQGPSAEVLGDPQHDYTRALIAAVPSEATRGRALTPGAPEPAPRPALGDVVLSGHDLEKRFHTADGTVTRAVDGVSFELRAGETLGIVGESGSGKSTTARLALGLESLDGGTVTLLGHEFSALPERRRRALRGRISVVYQDPLSSFDPRWTVERILVDALRGERFRSAAARDARVRELLGQVGLPESALPRFPLRLSGGQRQRVAIARALAPRPDVIVLDEAVSALDVTIQAQILDLLVGLQRASGVAYLFISHDLGVISHLSDRVLVMKDGRVVEEGTAEAVFERPQHPYTRDLIAAIPEFDPAGASEGAAARTIQKGVEK, encoded by the coding sequence ATGAGCGTGATCACCGAGACCGAGGATGTGGACGTCGCCGAGCTCGACTTCCCCGCGGTGCGACTGCGGGTCCGCGGGCTGCGGACCGGCTTCCGGGTGGACGGCGCGCTGCGTCCCGTCGTGCACGACGTCGGCTTCGACCTGCTGCCGGGGGAGTGCGTCGCCATCGTCGGCGAGTCCGGCTCCGGCAAGTCGGTCACGGCGCGGAGCCTCGTCGGTCTCGCCGGGAGGAACGCCGTCGTGCACGCGGACGAGCTGACCATCCATCACCGGGACGCCCTCGCGTTCGGTCCGCGTCAGTGGCGGCGGGTGCGCGGCAGGGACATCGGCTTCGTGCTGCAGGATGCGCTGGTCTCCCTCGACCCGCTGCGTCCCGTCGGTCGGGAGATCGCCGAGGCGCTCCGCCTGCACGGCTGGGGCGACCGTCGGGCGCGCGCCGCGAGGGTGCTCGACCTGCTGAAGAGGGTCGGCGTCCCGTTCCCCGTGCAGCGCGCCAAGCAGCGGCCGGACCAGCTCTCCGGCGGCCTCCGCCAGCGCGCGCTGATCGCCTCGGCCATCGCGCTCGACCCCGACATCGTGATCGCCGACGAGCCGACGACCGCGCTCGACGTCACTGTGCAGGCCCAGGTGCTCGCGCAGCTGGAGGGGATGAAGGATCGGGGCGCGTCGCTCATCCTGATCAGCCACGACCTCTCGGTCGTCGCCCGGCTCGCCGACCACATCCTCGTGATGCGCGGCGGCGAGGTGGTGGAACAGGGGCCGTCCGCCGAGGTGCTCGGGGATCCGCAGCACGACTACACGCGCGCTCTCATCGCCGCCGTTCCGAGCGAGGCGACGCGCGGCCGGGCGCTCACTCCGGGAGCGCCGGAGCCTGCGCCGAGACCCGCCCTCGGCGACGTGGTCCTGAGCGGCCACGACCTCGAGAAGCGTTTCCACACCGCGGACGGCACGGTCACCCGCGCCGTCGACGGCGTGTCCTTCGAGCTGCGCGCGGGGGAGACGCTGGGCATCGTCGGCGAGTCCGGGTCGGGCAAGAGCACCACCGCGCGGCTCGCGCTGGGGCTCGAGAGCCTGGACGGCGGAACCGTGACGCTCCTCGGGCACGAGTTCTCGGCCCTGCCGGAGCGCCGCCGCCGCGCACTGCGCGGCCGCATCTCCGTCGTCTACCAGGACCCACTGAGCTCGTTCGACCCGCGCTGGACCGTCGAGCGCATCCTCGTGGACGCCCTGCGCGGCGAGCGCTTCCGGTCGGCGGCCGCGCGGGACGCACGGGTGCGCGAGCTGCTCGGCCAGGTGGGACTTCCCGAGTCGGCCCTGCCGCGCTTCCCGCTGCGGCTCTCCGGCGGCCAGCGGCAGCGCGTCGCCATCGCGCGCGCCCTCGCGCCTCGTCCCGACGTGATCGTGCTGGACGAGGCGGTCTCCGCCCTCGACGTCACCATCCAGGCCCAGATCCTCGACCTGCTCGTCGGCCTCCAGCGCGCGTCCGGCGTCGCGTACCTCTTCATCTCGCACGACCTCGGCGTCATCAGCCACCTGAGCGACCGCGTGCTCGTGATGAAGGACGGCCGGGTCGTGGAGGAGGGCACCGCCGAGGCGGTGTTCGAGCGGCCGCAGCACCCGTACACTCGGGACCTGATCGCGGCCATCCCCGAATTCGATCCGGCGGGCGCCTCAGAAGGCGCGGCCGCACGCACCATCCAGAAAGGCGTCGAGAAATGA
- a CDS encoding LLM class flavin-dependent oxidoreductase produces the protein MTAERKQLFVNLFEMACVSHITHGLWPLPGNNRERFADIDYWLELAQLLEHGGFDGIFLADVIGAYDVFRGGPETALREGLQSPNLDPLLLVPAMAAVTDRLGFGVTFSTTYEPPFAFARRMSTLDHLTKGRIGWNVVTSYLPNAARNFGLDDEVPHDERYRRAEEYLDVLYKLWEGSWDDDAVVADRERRVFTDPEKVRYINHVGERHRVAGPHIVHPSPQRTPVLFQATGSPAGIAFAGRHAEVVFTGGRTSAEFRAAADGMRGAAVDQGRQADDIRFIAMAGVIVGRTQEEAEDKWRLYQQHSSLDGILAHSSLPVDLTAFPRDITVREALARAEFPPERVPFLPLDKTVGQALDFVKNSRDDRFLVVGDPKTVADEIERWLDEDGLDGINLRQYHSFDTARDFAELVIPELRRRGRFPQEGERSGTLRERLFGAGRARLLENHAGARYRGGAELLTATR, from the coding sequence ATGACGGCCGAGCGCAAGCAGCTCTTCGTGAACCTCTTCGAGATGGCGTGCGTGAGCCACATCACGCACGGCCTCTGGCCGCTCCCCGGCAACAACCGGGAGCGCTTCGCCGACATCGACTACTGGCTGGAGCTGGCGCAGCTGCTCGAGCACGGCGGCTTCGACGGCATCTTCCTCGCCGACGTGATCGGCGCGTACGACGTCTTCCGCGGGGGTCCGGAGACGGCGCTGCGGGAGGGGCTGCAGAGCCCGAACCTCGACCCGTTGCTCCTCGTCCCGGCGATGGCGGCCGTGACCGACCGGCTCGGCTTCGGCGTCACGTTCTCCACCACGTACGAGCCGCCGTTCGCGTTCGCCAGGCGCATGTCGACGCTCGACCACCTCACGAAGGGCAGGATCGGCTGGAACGTCGTCACCTCCTACCTGCCGAACGCCGCCCGCAACTTCGGGCTCGACGACGAGGTGCCGCACGACGAGCGCTACCGCAGGGCCGAGGAGTACCTGGATGTGCTCTACAAGCTGTGGGAAGGCTCCTGGGACGACGACGCGGTGGTCGCGGACCGTGAGCGCCGGGTCTTCACCGATCCGGAGAAGGTGCGCTACATCAACCACGTCGGCGAGCGGCACCGCGTCGCCGGACCGCACATCGTGCATCCCTCCCCGCAGCGCACGCCCGTGCTGTTCCAGGCCACCGGCTCTCCGGCCGGGATCGCGTTCGCTGGCCGGCACGCGGAGGTCGTCTTCACCGGCGGCCGGACGAGCGCGGAGTTCCGCGCGGCGGCCGACGGGATGCGCGGGGCGGCGGTGGATCAGGGCAGGCAGGCCGACGACATCCGCTTCATCGCGATGGCGGGCGTGATCGTCGGCCGCACGCAGGAGGAGGCGGAGGACAAGTGGCGGCTGTACCAGCAGCACTCGAGCCTCGACGGGATCCTCGCCCACAGCAGCCTCCCCGTCGACTTGACGGCGTTCCCGCGCGACATCACGGTGCGGGAGGCGCTCGCCCGGGCGGAGTTCCCGCCGGAGCGGGTGCCGTTCCTGCCGCTGGACAAGACGGTGGGGCAGGCGCTGGACTTCGTGAAGAACAGCAGGGACGACCGCTTCCTCGTTGTCGGCGACCCGAAGACCGTCGCCGACGAGATCGAGCGCTGGCTCGACGAGGACGGGCTGGACGGCATCAACCTCCGCCAGTACCACTCGTTCGACACGGCACGCGACTTCGCCGAGCTGGTCATCCCGGAGCTGCGCAGGCGGGGCCGGTTCCCGCAGGAGGGCGAGCGCTCCGGCACGCTGCGCGAGCGGCTGTTCGGCGCAGGCCGCGCCC